Below is a genomic region from Mustela lutreola isolate mMusLut2 chromosome 1, mMusLut2.pri, whole genome shotgun sequence.
tggaaaaaagacagcctcttcaataaatggtgctgggaaaattggacagccacatgcagaaaaatgaaattggaccatttccttacaccacacacaaaaatagactcaaaatggatgaaggacctcaatgtgcgaaaggaatccatcaaaatccttgaggagaacacgggcagcaacctcttcgacctcagccacagcaacatcttcctaggaacaatgccaaaggcaagggaagcaagggaaagaatgaactattgggatttcatcaagatcaaaagcttttgcacagcaaaggaaacagttaacaaaatcaaaagacaactgacagaatgggagaagatatttgcaaacgacatatcagataaaggactagtgtccaaaatctataaagaacttagcaaactcaacacccaaagaacaaataatccaatcaagaaatgggcagaggacatgaacagacatttctgcaaagaagacatccagatggccaacagacacatgaaaaagtgctccatatcactcggcatcagggaaatacaaatcaaaaccacaatgagatatcacctcacaccaatcagaatggctaaaattaacaagtcaggaaatgacagatgctggcgaggatgcggagaaaggggaacccttctacactgttggtgggaatgcaagctggtgcagccactctggaaaacagcatggaggttcctcaaaatgttgaaaatagaactgccctatgacccagcaattgcactattgggtatttaccctaaagatacaaacgtagtgatccaaaggggcacgtgcacccgaatgtttatagcagcaatgtccacaatagccaaactatggaaagaacctagatgtccatcaacagatgaatggatcaagaagatgtggtatatatacacaatggaatactatgcagccatcaaaagaaatgaaatcttgccatttgcaacaacatggatggaactagagtgtatcatgcttagcgaaataagtcaagcagagaaagacaactatcatatgatctccctgatatgaggaagtggtgatgcaacatgggggcttaagtgggtaggagaataatcaatgaaacaagatgggattgggagggagacaaaccataagtgactcttaatctcacaaaacaaactgagggttgctggggggagggggtttgggagaacggggtggtattatggacattggggagggtatgtgctttggtgagtgctgtgaagtgtgtaaacctggtgattcacagacctgtacccctggggataaaaatatatgtttataaaaaataaaaaattaaaaattacaaaaaaaaagaaaggaatggtcTCCTCAATTCATGCATAAAACCAGGTAGTTGACCGCAGTTAAAAATTAATGTGTAAGTGctaaattgtatttatatatttaatctatCCAAATTTTGGGTATTATATGTAGCTTTCAAAATATTCTTCAGTATCGTTATATTAACATTTTGGTAAATAATCACTTTTCTATTTAAAGGAGACAAAAAATGTGATTATGTCCTCTGGTTACCTGGTCATTGAAAGCTTGTCTTCCATGCATAAAACTGCTGCTACTCTTCTAGATCAGGTTTACTCTAACTGCAAACAGagtatttaatgaaaataagCAGCCTGTTGCTTATTTTAGTTTCTACATCTAAACATGTGAAGTGATGATAGCAAATGTCTCACCATGGAGAAGTTTACCTTCCATTCTCACACTTTTGATTCATGCACTGATGATATCTCTCTAAAAGTTTCTAGACTTtctatagttatttattttactattttataatgCATAGTGCCTCAACAACTTGGATATTTCATCTTGTAGGAGCTTACCTCTATTAACATTTTTTGAACTATTCCACTAAAGACATATTCACTTAACCTCCacccaattttttcttttctcttttgtaagttttttttttttttaaagattttatttatttatttgacagactgagatcacaagcaggcaaagaggcaggcagagagagagagagaaagggagaagcaggctccttgctgagcagagagcctgatatggggctcaaccccaggaccctgggatcatgacctgagctgaagacagaggctttaacccactgagccacccaggcaccccatcttctaAGTTTTTTTATCCTTCCCCATTAATCTCAGAGTGACTCAGTTTTAATAACAATTTTCATgggaatatttgaaaagatttccAGGCACTTAATGTCAAGATAACTCTGATGAACATTCCTTCCCCACAAAATGTATTAGCTTCTTATTTTAGATATCTTGGGATCATTTACATGGTGGTCTCAGCCTCTATTGAACCTTCTTTATAATGCATTGATTTTGCTCCTAACTGTTGATGTTGTCTGGGATGTTTGATTTTAGGAGTGGAAAAGGAGCAGTAGAGTGTAGTAGTGGCCAGTaggtttagaatattttaaaattttgaattaatttctgaaattcatatgttggaggatttcatacaaaatatttacatttctgaGATTTGTATCTTCTCTTGAACAATTAGAAGAGCTGAAAACATTTGCTTTGCATCCCACATATCAGTAGTCTGTCAGAACTCTTCAGATGGGCCATGTGTTACACAGTTTGTCTCAGTCTGCACCTTGTCCCTTCAACCTTCTAGGTTACCTGTTTGACCCAGGtggaagcaaataataaaagGCTTAAATCCATATTAAGTAATTCTGAAATTTTCATCTCTTTATGTGTATACACCTTTAAACATCAATTCTAGTTTCTTCAGTCTCTGTTGTCAATAAAATGGACACAGAAAGCTAACCGGTAACCAAGAAAGGTGATGAGAGTTCAGAGTTTTTGAATCTCCAGGTAAGGAGAGCCAAGAACTTTCCTTTGCAGTCAAGAGAGGATACTGTTACAAAAATTGCCATGACCTGCTTTTTGCATTCATGACTGTGATAGGAAAACCATATTAAGTCCATGAGCTtatacagatttttgttttttaatgcttctTTCCTTTATGCACATATTTATCTAAAGATGtataagaatattaaatattaaatattaagaatattaaacattttggaaaagataTACCAGTCAATGAAAGGACCTAGTTATTCAGATTAAATAGAGCAAAAACTTTTATACATGTGCTTTGGTCATGACAGGACTTCCCATGGTATGGAACTTGCCCTACCACcatgaacaattaaaaaattacaaaactgaGACAGCAGGCAATCCAGGATGGTGATACCTTAGAAAAATATAAGCCCAATGAATTCTCTGTCTCTAGAGATAGTTTTCAAACAGTGTCATAGGGAGAAGGGACTCAAGCCTAGCACATGATAACTTACTGATTTGAGGAGATAGAGACTGGGGGGCTGAAGCAGCTTGGatttgaaaacagagaaaaaaatgctatGGAGAGCAACAGAGCTTCATGAACCTGCATAGGAGGTTCCTAAAGTCTTTGAATGAACACCTATCAGTGCATTTGTTTAtgaagcaagaaaaagaacatgtgTCATAAGAAGGCTATAAAATTAGAAACTTCAATAGCTAACACAAGGCAGAGAAATGACCAAATTCCACCTAGCCAGATTAAAGAGATCTTATTGAATACTTGGGGCAATTAGTAGAAACCTCAGAGGGGTCATGCCTCAATAACAAGGCTAAATTAGTCTGAGAGTAAAGTTCCTAAACCTGCCTTaacaaaattgaaacaaaaaatcttaagagGAGTAAGCTATCATTTCTGATTATTAAGACAAATTTCAAGACCAAAATCACCCACCACTTAACagtataatattcaaaatgttcagCATCAAAATTAGTAGATATGTGAAAAAACATGTGTGACCATAACCATGACCAGAGGATCAATCAACAGAAGCAGAGCCAGAAATGATAGAGATAATAGAACTAGTAGACAAGGACCTTAAcatagaataaatatatttttttttctccaaactcCTGGTTTAATAAGGActtgtttattttgagaaaaaagggTCCCAAACATCAGGCTGTTCACAAAAATAACCCACAGTATCAACTTTAGAAAACAAATCTTAAGACTATTACACTAATTATTTTTCTAGAAGATGCATATGACATGCCAACTCTCATTCACAAAAATACATTGTTATATTTGTGTTGAACAGCCCCACATAGCACTCTTATGTGGGGTATAACACACATACCTCTAACTCAAAGCTGCTCTCAGGTGCTACTCAACTAATGCAATTGCCTTTGCAGTTAGGGAAGCAACTACTGAGCTCACGTATGAATGGAAAGAACTGTACTCCCTGCATACCAAGAGATTATTTTGGAGACAGTTGATAAAAACCACACATCCTTTTTATTGTTAAGTCATAAAGAGgtatcaaaattaaaagcaaaaattacagGGTAAGACTTAACATAACTACTAGGAGCATCAAAGGAAGTGAAAATGGGACTAGGCGCAGGGCAATATGAATTAATGAACATGGGAAGGACAAGGATGGGGAGAACAGTGAGCATGTGCTGAAGAAGATACTAGGGGAGAGGATCTGGTGAAAATTTTGATCTTAGACAAGCGCCTAGGTAAAGAAATAATGGGACAAGATTTCTAAACCCCACTATGTGCTTAAGAGTCATCCTCGCCATTGGCGCTGTTTCTGTCATTCTCTCCTTCCTCAGCTTCTTTTTCATCATCCTTGATCAACTCCAGCTGGTCATCCCCCCGAtcttcattatcatcatcatccagTAGGTCCCCCTCCTCAGCAGAGTCATCTGCATCCCCTCAGACTCCATCTTCACATTAGTCTCATCTTTCTTCAGGGAGCTGCTGCTCTGCTCCTCTTCTGACTTATCATTCTTCATCTCTCCTTGTTtgctctgttctttctcaaattTTTCCAGGCTTTCCAGTAGAGAATCCACTTTTTGTTTTATCTGGGTCAACTCCTTCTTAATGGTCTGAAGGTCATCACCTTTCAACTTTCCAGACTTGGAAGAAGATCCTCGCTGTCCACTCTTAGAATTGAAGCCACTTTTGCCTCTTCGTGAGGTGTTTCCTGATACACGCTGGCGTTTTGAAGGAACTACAGCCCGAGCaataggaagaggaggaggaacacGTGCTGGGTAACTATACATCCTGTCATAATAATCTCGTTGAAAGTCACAGTCCAAGTCAAAAGAGGAGCTGAGTAGAGGGGACGGAGAAGGGTGTTCTGGTACTGACCCGTACATCTCCGCTGCAGATCGTTTCACACCTGCTTTTCCTTGGTTCACTTTTGGCTCTGCAGCCAGATTAATATCTAAAACCTGGCCAGCAATCATTCTGCCATCCTCTCCTGCCACAGCAGCCCGAGCATTTCTCTCATTAACGTACTGAACAAAGGCAAAACCCTTATGAACAGAGCAACCCACAATTTTGCCGTATTTTGAAAAGATCGCCTCCACATCAGATTTCTTGACCACAAGAGTATTGAGATTCCCAATGAATACATGGGAGTTCATGGAGCGAGGATCTGTCTTATTGGTGACATTGCTGGCCATTTCCTTTGATGTTAAGGTTCTTCACAAAGCTGAAAAACTCAAGCGAAGTTCCACTAACATATATTTCAAGTGATTTGTAaccaggagggggaagggagaagagattcGATTCTGAATCTCCTACTCCCGGGTTCTACGTGGAGAAGCCAACTGCTGCTCGAGGTCGACGACTCAGCCGCACCACTTAGTCTTCGTCTCTTCACAAAATGGTCCCCGCGtcttagaataaatattttttaagaatataataaaagacatcaggacgcctgggtggctcagttggttaagcaactgccttcagctcaggtcatgatcctggagtcccaggatcaagtcccacatcgggctccctgcttggcagtgagtctgctctccctctgagctctccactctcacactctgtctcttgaataaataaataaacttctttaaaaaaaaaaaagaatataataaaagacATGAACACAGTGAGGTCAGAAATGGAagatataacaaaacaaaatggaaattttgtacattaaaaatatgtcaGCCCTTGAAAAACAAGGTTTTGAACTGTGTGGTTCTGTgtctatgtggattttttttcaataaattcaaTAGAGTGAAAAtgtgctttctcttctgtttgattttctttctttcttatctttttttttttaagattttatttatttacttgacagagagagagagatcactagtagacagagaggcaggcagagagagacgggggaagcggggtccctgctgagcagagagcccaatgtgggctcgatcccaggaccctgagatcatgacctgagccaaaggcagaggcttaacccactgaaccacccaggcaccccacctcatgattttcttaataacattttcttttctttagccactttattgtaagaatacagtatacaatACATATGAGATACAAACGTGTTATTCgactatgttattggtaaggcttctggttaaCAGTGGGCTATTACAGTTAAGTTTTTTGGAAGTTAAAAGTTACATATAGATTTTCAAATGTGTAGGAGATTGTTACTCCtcaacccctgcattgttcaatgGTCAACTgtagatttgaaataaaaaatctgcagGATAGGTTTAATAGGATCTTAGGTGCTATGCTGCATATGAAAAATTAGTGACCTTGAGAACTTGGAAATATTCAAGTTGAAAAAcggagagaagaaaatgtggaaaaaatacTAAATAGAGTTACAATGAGCTATGGAACAATATTGAGAAATCTAACatgcagagtgcctgggtggctcagccagttgagcaggtaacttccacttgggtcatgatcttggggtcctgggatagagccccacattgggatccctgctcagtgcggagactacttctccttctgactgcctctatgcctacttgtactctctctctgtcaaataaataaaatattttaaaaaaccctccttcttccctcccccagaaaaGAAATCTAACATGCATATAATTGGAGTCCAAGAagagaatgagacagaagaaaaatttggAGAAATGACAATAAAGAACTTTCCAAATTTGAAGAAATGTACAGACCCACAGATATAACAGTTAACAAATGGtaagtaaaataaacattaagaaaatatcaaggcatattataattaaaatgctgaaaaccagggcacctaggtggcatagttggttgattttctgactcttggtcttgacTCAGGTagcgatctcagggttgtaagatggagacccgcgtcaggctccatgctcagcacagtctgcttgagattctctctgcccctcctgcttgtgctttctctttctctctctctctaaaataaaataaaatatgggatgcctcagtggctcagttggttaggcatctgccttcatgatcttagggtcctgggactgagtcccacatcaggctccttgctcagtaggaagctAGATCACATTATATGTAgtgaaacaaatataaagaagACTGTAGATATACAGCATAACCAAGTCGGATCAATCCTAGGTATACAAGGCTGATTCAACATTCAAAACCAATTAATGTAATCTATCACATCAggagactaaaaaagaaaaactgcattatcacatgaatggatacagaaaaagcatctgacaaaatacaatactcattcatgataaaaactctcagaaacctgggaagagaaaggaacttcctcaacttgataaagaatatctacaacAAATCTACAGCTCACAACATACTTAGCAATGAGAAACTAGAAgttttcccactaagatcaggtATAAAAAAAGGATGTTTCCTcctccattccttttcttttctatttttaaaaaagattgtatttatttattttagaaagagagagagtgcacaaacaggagggaggggcagagggagaagcagtctccctgctgagcaggaagccagagggaCCCTGGGATTGATGCCAGGACaatgagatggtgacctgagctgaaggggaTGTTTAACCCCCTGAGATAGCCTGGCACCCCCCACCACCGCTGGAAGTTATAGCTAATTCaataagacaaaaaaaggaaataaaagatactcTGATTCAGTAGGAAGAAATAATTCTGTCTTCataaatcacatgatcatctgtttaaaaaatttgaaagaattgaCAAAAACCCCTGGAATAAGTGGTTATAGCAAGTGGCTATATAGCAAGGTTACACAGTACAAGGTTAATATGCAAAAGTGAATTGTTTTccatacactagcaatgaaaaaaCGGAACTTGAAATTAAAAGTATAATGCCATTTACTTTAGCACTCAAAGAATGAAATACATCAGTATCAATCTAACAAACTATGTACAAGACTTATATTTGGAAAATTACAGAACTCTGATGAACAAAATcagagaactaaataaatggagatacatTTTCATGTTCATGGACAGCAAGATCAATATTGTGATGGTATCAGTTTaacccaacttgatctatagattctcTGCAACTCCATTCAGgttcccagcaagttattttgtggatattgataGACTGattctaacatttatatggagAAGCAAAAAACCCAGACATCCAACACAAtaatgaaggagaagaagaaagtcaAAGGACTGACACTATCTAACTTCAAAACTTACTAGAGCTCTTCCAACTGTGCTTGTCAGTAGGCTACCACCATGAGCCACAGAATTCTGGGGTAGCAGCTCAGTGTTCTACACCCACCGGAAGCTCTACCTGTCTGTGCACTGTGGACTTTGCAGAGTCGTCAAGCTACATCAAGGGCATCATGAAGAACATCATTCATGATCCAGGCTGGGGTGTGCCACTCACCGAGGTAGTTTTCTGAGATCCATACTGGTTTAAGAAGTGGAGGGGGCTGTTCATGGTCACCAAGGTCATCCATACCAGCCAGTTCATTTACTGTGGCAAGATGAACCAGCTCAACACAGGCAATGTACTCCTGGTGGGCAAATATGCCTGAGGGCATCATTATATGTTTCTGGAGGAGAAGACTAGTGACTGGAGCAAGTTGGCCTCAGCCTCTGGAAGAAATACTGCTGTCATttctcacaaccctaagaccaAGAAGACCCACGTGAAGCTGCCCTTTTGGTTCAAAGGAGGTTTATTCTTCAGCCAAGAGAAGCTATGGTTGGTGTGGTGGCTGGAAGTGGTAGCACTGACAAGGCCATTCTGAAAGTTAGCTGAGAGGAATTGCTGGCCACACATGTGGGCCATGGCTATGAAACCAGTGGAGCATCCTTTCAGAGGGGGCAACCATCAGCACATTGGTAAACCCTTTACTATCCACAGAGATGCTCCTGTTGGCCACAAAGTGGGTCTTATTGCTGCCTGCCAGAACAGGGGTCCCTGGGAAACCAAGACTgtgcaggagaaagaaaatgaggctaAAGGACTTAATAAAGTCTATCTTTCTGccactaaacaaaaacaaaaacaaaaacaaactacaacaacaagaaaaccaaTTTACcagaaagctacagtaatcaagacagtatggtattgataaaagaatagacaaatagactaCTACAACAAAATACAGAGCTTGGAAACAGACCCACATAAACAGAGTCAacatctttgacaaaggagaaaaggctgtacaatggagcaaagacagtcttttcaacaaatggtgctagaacaactggacacccacatggggaaaaaaagaaaaaaaagaatccagacacCGAgcttacacccttcacaaaaattaactcagaatggggcgcctgggtggctcagtgggttaaagcctctgcctttggctcaggtcatgatcccagggtcctgggatcaagccccacatcgggctctctgctcagcagggagtctgctttcccctctctctctctgcctgcctctctgcctacttgtgatctttctctgtcaaataaataaataaaatcttaaaaaaaaattaactcagaatggatcacAGGCCTAaatggaaaactacaaaacttctagaagatagCATtagaaaaaacctagatgtcttTGGGTCTTTGGGTAtgatgatgactttttagatgcaacaccaaaggcatgatctgtgtaagaaataattgataagctgggctccattaaaataaaaaatttctgctctgtgaaagacaatgtcaagagaatgagaagataagtCATAGACtaagagaaaatacttgcaaagaaTCCATCTGATAAAAGACCATtatcaaaaatatacaaagaattcttaaaactcaataagaggggcacctgggtggctcagtgggttaagtctctgccttcggctcaggtcatgatcccagggtcctgggatcgagccccacatcgggctctctgctctgcagggagcctgcttcctcctctctctgcctgcctctctgcctacttgtgatctctgtcagattaaaaaaaaaaaaatcttaaaaaaaaaaaactcaataagaaaacaaacaacttgaCTAAAAAATGGGGCAAAATCCTTAACAGACACTCactaaagaagatgtacagatgttaaataagcatatgaaaagatgctctcatcatatgtcatcagtgaaattgaaatttaaacaACAATGACATACAATTACACATCTATGATAATGGCCAAAATCCAGGatactgacaataccaaatgctaaTAAAGATGTATAGCAATAgaaactcttcttcttcttcttctttttaaagattttatttatttttcagagagagaaatagcacaagcaggggagtagcaggcagagggagaagcaggttccccgctgaactgaacaaggagccccatgtgggactccatcccaggaccttgggatcatggcctgagccgaaggcagatgcttaaccaactgagccaccaggtgtcccataaTAGAAACTCTTAATTCATtgttagtaggaatgcaaaatggtacagccactttggaagacagtttgacagtttcttataaaattaaacatactcttaccataagatccagcaattacaccttttggtatttgtccaaagaagttgaaaacttatgttcacacaaaaacctgcacatgatgtttatagcagctttaatCATTATTGCCAAAACGTGGAAGCAAACAAAATGTCTTTTAGTAGGTGAAAGTATAAATGAACTatggtatatccagacaatggaatatcattcagtgcCAAAAAAATGAGCTAtcgagccatgaaaagacatggagggaaCTTCAGTGcctattattaagtgaaagaattcAATCTGAAAAGTCTGTATACTGGATGGTTGCAGTTACATCattgcagaaaaaaacaaaactgtggagacagtaGAAAGATGAGTGGTTTCTAGAAgtggggatggagggaaggatgAGTAGACAGAGCATGGTGGGGATTTTTAGGACATTAAAAACAttctgcataatactccataataacCGATACATGTCATTATGCAGTTGTCTAAATGCATAGAATGTATACTACCAGGTTAGAATGTGAAGGCTCATCAGTCATAACAAATACACTACTTTTGATAACAAAGGAGACTATGCATTTGTGTGGGCAGAGGACATATACGAAATCTCTGTAcctccctctcaattttgttATGAACctgaaactacttttttttttttttaaagatttatttatttgacagcgtgagatcacaagtaggcagagaggcaggcagggagagagaggaggaagcaggttccctgctgagcagagagccctatgcgggactcgatcccaggaccctgagatcatgacctgagccgaaggcagaaacctaacccactgagccacccaggtgccccactactctctctttttttttttttatagacagcatttttttcttattaacatataatgtattatttgcttcaggggtacaggtctgtgaatcattagtcttacataattcactgcactcaccgtagcacataccctccccacgactccccagcaaccctcagtttgtttcatgaaattaagagtatcttatgctttgtctctctctctggtcccatcttgtttcattttttcccctccctcccctgccacaactctccctcccatcccccccaaTTCCTCAtttcagagaaatcatatgataattgtctttc
It encodes:
- the LOC131831379 gene encoding LOW QUALITY PROTEIN: heterogeneous nuclear ribonucleoprotein C-like (The sequence of the model RefSeq protein was modified relative to this genomic sequence to represent the inferred CDS: inserted 1 base in 1 codon), coding for MASNVTNKTDPRSMNSHVFIGNLNTLVVKKSDVEAIFSKYGKIVGCSVHKGFAFVQYVNERNARAAVAGEDGRMIAGQVLDINLAAEPKVNQGKAGVKRSAAEMYGSSFDLDCDFQRDYYDRMYSYPARVPPPLPIARAVVPSKRQRVSGNTSRRGKSGFNSKSGQRGSSSKSGKLKGDDLQTIKKELTQIKQKVDSLLESLEKFEKEQSKQGEMKNDKSEEEQSSSSLKKDETNVKMESEGXADDSAEEGDLLDDDDNEDRGDDQLELIKDDEKEAEEGENDRNSANGEDDS